The following proteins are co-located in the Campylobacter concisus genome:
- a CDS encoding helix-turn-helix domain-containing protein — MTPLLPITDPITTKQACELLKCNAVTLWRYVRDGKFKKYAITRKNVLYSTSEIMAFLEASVVSPSRA, encoded by the coding sequence ATGACACCACTTTTACCTATAACAGATCCTATCACTACTAAACAAGCTTGCGAGCTTTTAAAGTGCAACGCCGTAACCTTATGGCGCTACGTCAGAGATGGTAAATTTAAAAAGTATGCCATCACTCGCAAAAATGTCCTCTACTCCACAAGCGAGATCATGGCATTTCTTGAAGCCTCAGTAGTTTCACCATCTAGAGCTTAG
- a CDS encoding DUF736 family protein, producing MNVGYFKRKSYKNSDGEEIGYIGGTIMIPFLRPIDVVMFGTSAEDRQKNKDFPGFHLALQKPKGYEGGRQIIGALWGRKSKDGTKSYLSGFIETPAVPGYKVYIALFNAGENSKEGMLYDVAWNAPRRSEQQDIPPSENTNTDFYEDDQDIPF from the coding sequence ATGAATGTAGGATATTTTAAACGCAAAAGCTACAAAAACTCTGATGGCGAGGAGATTGGATATATAGGTGGGACTATCATGATCCCATTTTTAAGACCCATAGATGTCGTGATGTTTGGCACAAGCGCAGAAGACAGGCAGAAAAATAAAGACTTTCCAGGCTTTCATCTTGCCCTTCAAAAGCCAAAAGGCTATGAAGGTGGCAGACAGATAATAGGTGCACTATGGGGCAGAAAGAGCAAAGATGGCACAAAAAGCTACTTAAGTGGCTTTATAGAAACGCCAGCAGTGCCAGGCTATAAAGTCTATATAGCCCTTTTTAACGCTGGAGAGAACTCTAAAGAGGGCATGCTATATGATGTTGCTTGGAACGCTCCTAGACGCAGTGAGCAACAAGATATACCGCCTAGTGAAAATACAAACACCGATTTTTATGAAGATGATCAAGATATACCATTTTAA
- a CDS encoding phage/plasmid primase, P4 family, translated as MDNNIFQTIKQTISKHDFKDFVQSVYGIEFKSGNAYCPFHDHGHNTPSLGINSDSNGAFFKCFACNASGDITKFVELKEHLSPLQAAKKVCDHFGIPNTINAKEMSEEEKAAYEAHQVILKAENEARMKKEAEQRAKKELALKARLAKIAPQLVENKLKNYDLIKDQISALFPTQVNNFDSYSRELIGYSFEHKSLAIIIRDSSGVPVNIKYREKFAYDTYKGELTSERMPGKWIGESGAHASPFPLNFYDDYKGSNVVICEGEKDALNLMCFNVCALTLGGVTASWEEYKELLRDKHVFIWFDHDEAGYENAIKKFYEIKDVARSVRIVLFYMIGKNFSKGYDISDYLYDHAFKFQNASPLEVVAFSCFEPTNVVIDEICEYFPNLSAKLDKFKQNLPIKEFRQIKAEILARDEEGNFINIFPVKGELDDKYVDEVLNSAKELERKMGERYEEFKKAYIQSFLLTEQEEQNFERFSKAFSDAFRINKTMRTNYHQTHITDMVASLNQTFLKLGYRLGEYKKNLHVWASNHFMQIDTNALAKFIHSHWMAAAYVDKKKQSRENVNKIVEDLTSLSLDLDEIKSHESRRVINLLNGTIFISKNGVITFKKKHDYKDAATNILKFNYDPSVKCPKWNKFLRDIMSDEDDIKTLMEFIGYCFIPSHEFESFLFLYGKSGANGKSVILDTIRNFFGEDNVSSLQLQQFEGHQLCALTNKLLNIGSEIDKNGTDKGQLANLKAIVSTKDAITINPKNEEPYSLLPNEKPKLAFAGNEKPKSGIDNGVFRRMLLIVFDKEVKDNQKIRGLSDRFNDELGGIFNLALEGLKRLIIQNKFTRSKRMQTELEEYKDSVNPLRTFVKDAIIADADYFVPSVPLYKVYLAYMNDKGGKPLTQKNFAQALRDELTLAGISCSYGQKRMSANYIGVGDRPRCFFGFRVSSDNLDFDSVKIENGGELIINQINHYQANGAKADEN; from the coding sequence ATGGATAATAATATATTTCAAACGATAAAACAAACAATATCTAAGCATGATTTTAAAGATTTTGTGCAAAGTGTTTATGGCATAGAGTTTAAAAGCGGAAATGCTTATTGCCCGTTTCATGACCATGGTCATAATACACCAAGTCTTGGTATCAATTCTGATTCTAACGGTGCATTCTTTAAATGCTTTGCATGCAATGCCAGTGGGGATATAACAAAATTTGTTGAGTTAAAAGAGCATCTCTCACCACTTCAAGCAGCCAAAAAAGTTTGTGATCACTTCGGCATCCCAAATACCATCAACGCAAAAGAGATGAGTGAGGAAGAGAAAGCAGCCTATGAAGCACATCAAGTCATTTTAAAGGCTGAAAATGAAGCTCGTATGAAAAAAGAAGCTGAGCAAAGAGCAAAAAAAGAGCTTGCCCTTAAAGCTAGGCTGGCCAAGATAGCTCCACAACTTGTGGAAAATAAGCTTAAAAATTACGATCTTATCAAAGATCAAATTTCAGCACTATTCCCAACACAAGTCAATAACTTTGATTCATATAGCCGCGAACTTATAGGATATAGCTTTGAACATAAAAGTCTAGCCATCATCATAAGAGACTCTAGCGGCGTACCAGTAAATATCAAGTATAGAGAGAAATTTGCCTATGACACGTATAAGGGTGAGCTGACAAGTGAGAGAATGCCTGGAAAGTGGATAGGTGAAAGTGGCGCACATGCTAGCCCTTTTCCTCTAAATTTTTATGATGACTACAAAGGTAGCAATGTAGTCATTTGTGAAGGCGAAAAAGACGCATTAAATTTGATGTGTTTTAATGTTTGTGCCTTGACACTTGGTGGTGTAACTGCTAGCTGGGAAGAATACAAAGAGCTTCTAAGAGATAAGCATGTATTTATCTGGTTTGATCACGATGAGGCCGGATATGAAAATGCGATAAAGAAATTTTATGAGATCAAAGATGTAGCTAGAAGCGTACGAATAGTGCTATTTTATATGATCGGTAAAAATTTCTCAAAAGGCTATGATATTAGCGATTATCTCTATGACCATGCCTTTAAATTTCAAAATGCTAGCCCACTTGAAGTAGTAGCCTTTAGCTGTTTTGAACCGACGAACGTCGTTATAGATGAGATATGCGAATACTTTCCAAACCTTTCGGCAAAGCTTGATAAATTTAAACAAAATCTACCTATCAAAGAATTTCGCCAAATCAAGGCCGAGATACTAGCAAGAGATGAAGAAGGTAATTTTATAAATATCTTTCCAGTAAAAGGCGAACTTGATGACAAGTATGTCGATGAAGTGCTAAATAGTGCAAAAGAGTTAGAGAGAAAAATGGGTGAGAGATATGAGGAATTTAAAAAAGCTTATATCCAAAGTTTCCTTCTTACTGAGCAAGAGGAGCAAAATTTTGAGCGTTTTTCAAAGGCTTTTAGCGATGCCTTCCGCATAAACAAGACTATGCGAACAAACTATCATCAAACGCATATTACGGATATGGTAGCAAGTCTAAATCAGACTTTTTTAAAGCTAGGCTACCGCCTGGGTGAGTATAAAAAGAATTTACACGTTTGGGCAAGTAACCATTTCATGCAGATAGATACCAATGCGTTGGCCAAATTTATTCACTCTCATTGGATGGCTGCTGCGTATGTAGATAAGAAAAAACAAAGCCGCGAAAACGTCAATAAGATAGTTGAGGATCTAACTAGCTTATCGCTAGATCTAGATGAGATAAAATCTCACGAATCTCGCCGCGTCATAAATTTATTAAATGGCACGATTTTTATTAGTAAAAATGGCGTTATTACATTTAAGAAAAAGCACGACTATAAAGATGCTGCTACAAATATTTTAAAATTTAACTACGATCCTTCTGTCAAGTGTCCAAAGTGGAATAAATTCTTACGCGATATTATGAGCGATGAAGACGACATAAAAACACTTATGGAGTTTATTGGCTATTGCTTTATTCCTAGCCATGAGTTTGAAAGTTTTTTATTTTTATACGGCAAAAGTGGCGCGAACGGCAAGAGTGTTATATTAGACACCATTAGAAACTTTTTTGGTGAGGATAATGTTTCATCTCTCCAGCTTCAACAATTTGAAGGGCATCAGCTTTGCGCGCTTACAAACAAACTCTTAAACATTGGCTCCGAGATCGACAAAAACGGCACCGATAAAGGACAGCTAGCGAACTTAAAAGCTATCGTCAGTACAAAAGATGCGATCACTATAAACCCAAAAAACGAAGAGCCCTACTCTTTGCTTCCAAACGAGAAGCCAAAGCTAGCATTTGCTGGCAATGAAAAGCCAAAAAGTGGCATAGATAATGGCGTTTTTAGAAGAATGTTGCTTATTGTATTTGATAAAGAAGTAAAAGATAATCAGAAAATAAGAGGCCTTAGTGATCGCTTTAATGATGAGCTAGGAGGTATATTTAATCTAGCTCTTGAAGGACTAAAACGCCTTATTATTCAGAACAAATTTACTCGCTCTAAACGCATGCAAACTGAGCTTGAAGAGTATAAAGATAGCGTAAATCCGCTTCGTACCTTTGTTAAAGATGCGATTATTGCAGATGCCGACTATTTTGTGCCGTCAGTGCCACTTTATAAGGTTTATCTAGCATACATGAACGACAAAGGCGGTAAGCCTCTCACACAAAAGAACTTTGCTCAAGCCCTACGTGATGAACTAACCCTTGCTGGCATAAGTTGCTCTTATGGCCAAAAACGCATGTCAGCAAACTATATTGGAGTTGGCGATAGACCAAGGTGCTTCTTTGGTTTTAGGGTAAGCAGCGACAATCTCGACTTTGATAGTGTAAAGATAGAAAACGGTGGCGAACTTATCATAAACCAGATAAACCACTATCAAGCCAATGGAGCAAAAGCCGATGAAAACTAA